A portion of the Lolium rigidum isolate FL_2022 chromosome 1, APGP_CSIRO_Lrig_0.1, whole genome shotgun sequence genome contains these proteins:
- the LOC124685150 gene encoding golgin candidate 4-like isoform X2, whose protein sequence is MHDWKEQLGKLREENCSLKRSMESSNSKAVSGNSNGTLQRSPSRTQRNTVPENSLNVLKQNGYGGGASQGIQQNGLHSLTGHHKGDVFEEEQSYFASKQASFETEIKQLKQKLSQYSNKEDETKRRLEEENKRNELLQQQLNDLKVNMERIADELHQELSEKKAELRCLQDELSTRDNERASDGSLQSLRNMLMALQKENSDLKIMKGRLEIDPTSMKSISQKVDDTASDFNNFPDVQKVKEEMDSLKKALQDTSHERDRALQNLSRLKQHLLDKDLEDQEKMDEDSKVIEELRVICEQQRGHIVQLERALKIEMAKQEESKKIINDEHLRSNEQIEDLKYKLANCMNALESKDVELVNLQTALGQYYAESEAKDRIGGDLAMAKEELAKLSQSLMVANQAIEVSRREKDQTVAELSQAERMLADGKRSMQKLEDDNSRLRRALEQSMTTVNRMSLDSDNSVDRRIVIKLLVTYFQRNHSKEVLDLMVRMLGFSEEDKQRIGSAQSNAGKGVVRGVLGLPGRLVGGIVGGNSAGKSTHASQDNQESFADLWVDFLLKETEEREKQKASEAAARLSEEENQPASTSNASTFQPSQHPANLAPGPSTKLHQFGRPESEFGTVPLAPPTYTSISTQQPFSRPPLR, encoded by the exons ATGCATGATTGGAAG GAACAACTGGGAAAACTTCGTGAAGAAAATTGTTCACTAAAAAGAAGTATGGAGAGCTCTAACTCTAAGGCAGTCTCAGGAAATTCTAAT GGTACTCTGCAAAGATCTCCTAGCAGAACGCAAAGAAATACAGTTCCAGAAAATTCATTGAATGTCTTAAAGCAGAATGGgtatggtggtggtgcttcacaggGCATCCAGCAGAACGGTCTGCACTCGTTGACTGGGCATCATAAG GGAGATGTATTCGAGGAAGAACAATCATACTTCGCTTCTAAACAGGCCAGCTTTGAAACTGAAATAAAGCAATTGAAACAGAAACTcagtcagtattcaaataaagaaGATGAAACAAAAAGGAGGTTAGAAG AGGAAAACAAAAGGAATGAATTACTCCAGCAGCAGCTAAATGATCTGAAGGTCAATATGGAGAGG ATAGCAGACGAGTTACATCAGGAACTAAGTGAGAAGAAAGCAGAGTTGAGATGCCTGCAAGATGAGCTGAGTACAAGGGACAATGAGCGTGCATCAGATGGATCTCTTCAGAGCCTTCGAAATATGCTGATGGCTCTGCAGAAGGAGAACTCAGATTTAAAG ATAATGAAGGGCAGGCTTGAGATAGATCCCACGAGCATGAAAAGTATCTCACAGAAAGTTGATGATACTGCCTCTGATTTTAACAACTTTCCTGATGTGCAAAAG GTTAAGGAAGAGATGGATTCGTTGAAGAAAGCTTTACAGGACACTTCTCATGAGCGTGACAGAGCATTGCAAAATTTGTCTCGGCTGAAACAGCATTTGTTAGATAAG GACCTTGAAGACCAAGAAAAGATGGACGAAGATAGCAAAGTCATTGAAGAGTTGCGGGTAATCTGTGAGCAGCAAAGGGGTCACATAGTGCAGTTAGAGAGGGCGTTAAAGATTGAGATGGCAAAGCAGGAGGAGAGTAAGAAAATCATAAATGATGAACACCTGAGGTCAAATGAACAAATAGAAGATCTTAAGTACAAGCTTGCAAACTGTATGAATGCACTTGAATCAAAAGATGTGGAACTGGTTAATCTGCAGACTGCCCTTGGACAGTACTATGCTGAGAGTGAAGCAAAG GATCGAATTGGGGGTGATTTAGCTATGGCTAAAGAAGAATTGGCTAAATTATCACAGTCTTTGATG GTGGCAAATCAAGCAATTGAAGTTTCAAGAAGAGAAAAGGATCAGACAGTTGCTGAACTTTCTCAAGCTGAGAGGATGTTAGCGGATGGGAAGCGCTCCATGCAGAAGCTCGAGGATGACAATTCAAGATTAAGGCGTGCACTAGAACAAAGCATGACAACAGTCAATAGGATGTCACTGGATTCAGACAACTCTGTTGACAG ACGTATTGTGATTAAACTACTAGTCACATACTTCCAACGGAATCACAGCAAAGAG GTACTGGATCTTATGGTTCGCATGCTTGGCTTCTCGGAGGAAGACAAGCAAAGAATTGGTTCTGCACAAAGCAATGCTGGCAAGGGTGTTGTCCGTGGTGTTTTGGGTCTTCCTGGACGCCTAGTTGGAGGCATTGTTGGCGGAAATTCAGCGGGCAAATCTACTCATGCATCTCAAGATAACCAGGAG TCCTTTGCGGATCTGTGGGTGGACTTCCTGCTCAAGGAAACAGAAGAAAGGGAGAAACAAAAAGCTTCGGAAGCCGCCGCAAGGCTTTCAGAGGAAGAGAACCAACCCGCCAGTACTAGCAATGCATCAACTTTCCAACCATCACAACACCCTGCAAATCTGGCGCCTGGCCCTTCCACAAAGTTGCATCAGTTTGGTCGTCCAGAGTCTGAATTCGGTACAGTTCCACTCGCGCCCCCCACTTATACATCTATATCTACGCAGCAGCCTTTCTCAAGACCACCTTTAAGATGA
- the LOC124685150 gene encoding golgin candidate 3-like isoform X1 produces the protein MRSSIATYRESLSRLAGEVDDATADEVPAPAPSREGEHAPTPPSSGRRRRYSRPDSAEPDEISKLKEDIEKLQASEAEIKALSFNYAAMLKEKEEQLGKLREENCSLKRSMESSNSKAVSGNSNGTLQRSPSRTQRNTVPENSLNVLKQNGYGGGASQGIQQNGLHSLTGHHKGDVFEEEQSYFASKQASFETEIKQLKQKLSQYSNKEDETKRRLEEENKRNELLQQQLNDLKVNMERIADELHQELSEKKAELRCLQDELSTRDNERASDGSLQSLRNMLMALQKENSDLKIMKGRLEIDPTSMKSISQKVDDTASDFNNFPDVQKVKEEMDSLKKALQDTSHERDRALQNLSRLKQHLLDKDLEDQEKMDEDSKVIEELRVICEQQRGHIVQLERALKIEMAKQEESKKIINDEHLRSNEQIEDLKYKLANCMNALESKDVELVNLQTALGQYYAESEAKDRIGGDLAMAKEELAKLSQSLMVANQAIEVSRREKDQTVAELSQAERMLADGKRSMQKLEDDNSRLRRALEQSMTTVNRMSLDSDNSVDRRIVIKLLVTYFQRNHSKEVLDLMVRMLGFSEEDKQRIGSAQSNAGKGVVRGVLGLPGRLVGGIVGGNSAGKSTHASQDNQESFADLWVDFLLKETEEREKQKASEAAARLSEEENQPASTSNASTFQPSQHPANLAPGPSTKLHQFGRPESEFGTVPLAPPTYTSISTQQPFSRPPLR, from the exons ATGCGGAGCTCTATCGCGACCTACCGGGAGAGCCTCTCTCGGCTCGCCGGCGAGGTCGACGACGCCACGGCAGACGAGGTCCCCGCGCCGGCGCCATCTCGTGAAGGGGAGCACGCCCCTACGCCGCCGTCCTCTGGTCGGCGGAGACGGTACTCCCGCCCCGACTCTGCCGAGCCAGACGAG ATTTCTAAACTCAAGGAAGATATTGAAAAGCTTCAAGCTTCTGAGGCTGAAATCAAGGCACTATCCTTCAATTATGCTGCCATGTTGAAGGAAAAGGAG GAACAACTGGGAAAACTTCGTGAAGAAAATTGTTCACTAAAAAGAAGTATGGAGAGCTCTAACTCTAAGGCAGTCTCAGGAAATTCTAAT GGTACTCTGCAAAGATCTCCTAGCAGAACGCAAAGAAATACAGTTCCAGAAAATTCATTGAATGTCTTAAAGCAGAATGGgtatggtggtggtgcttcacaggGCATCCAGCAGAACGGTCTGCACTCGTTGACTGGGCATCATAAG GGAGATGTATTCGAGGAAGAACAATCATACTTCGCTTCTAAACAGGCCAGCTTTGAAACTGAAATAAAGCAATTGAAACAGAAACTcagtcagtattcaaataaagaaGATGAAACAAAAAGGAGGTTAGAAG AGGAAAACAAAAGGAATGAATTACTCCAGCAGCAGCTAAATGATCTGAAGGTCAATATGGAGAGG ATAGCAGACGAGTTACATCAGGAACTAAGTGAGAAGAAAGCAGAGTTGAGATGCCTGCAAGATGAGCTGAGTACAAGGGACAATGAGCGTGCATCAGATGGATCTCTTCAGAGCCTTCGAAATATGCTGATGGCTCTGCAGAAGGAGAACTCAGATTTAAAG ATAATGAAGGGCAGGCTTGAGATAGATCCCACGAGCATGAAAAGTATCTCACAGAAAGTTGATGATACTGCCTCTGATTTTAACAACTTTCCTGATGTGCAAAAG GTTAAGGAAGAGATGGATTCGTTGAAGAAAGCTTTACAGGACACTTCTCATGAGCGTGACAGAGCATTGCAAAATTTGTCTCGGCTGAAACAGCATTTGTTAGATAAG GACCTTGAAGACCAAGAAAAGATGGACGAAGATAGCAAAGTCATTGAAGAGTTGCGGGTAATCTGTGAGCAGCAAAGGGGTCACATAGTGCAGTTAGAGAGGGCGTTAAAGATTGAGATGGCAAAGCAGGAGGAGAGTAAGAAAATCATAAATGATGAACACCTGAGGTCAAATGAACAAATAGAAGATCTTAAGTACAAGCTTGCAAACTGTATGAATGCACTTGAATCAAAAGATGTGGAACTGGTTAATCTGCAGACTGCCCTTGGACAGTACTATGCTGAGAGTGAAGCAAAG GATCGAATTGGGGGTGATTTAGCTATGGCTAAAGAAGAATTGGCTAAATTATCACAGTCTTTGATG GTGGCAAATCAAGCAATTGAAGTTTCAAGAAGAGAAAAGGATCAGACAGTTGCTGAACTTTCTCAAGCTGAGAGGATGTTAGCGGATGGGAAGCGCTCCATGCAGAAGCTCGAGGATGACAATTCAAGATTAAGGCGTGCACTAGAACAAAGCATGACAACAGTCAATAGGATGTCACTGGATTCAGACAACTCTGTTGACAG ACGTATTGTGATTAAACTACTAGTCACATACTTCCAACGGAATCACAGCAAAGAG GTACTGGATCTTATGGTTCGCATGCTTGGCTTCTCGGAGGAAGACAAGCAAAGAATTGGTTCTGCACAAAGCAATGCTGGCAAGGGTGTTGTCCGTGGTGTTTTGGGTCTTCCTGGACGCCTAGTTGGAGGCATTGTTGGCGGAAATTCAGCGGGCAAATCTACTCATGCATCTCAAGATAACCAGGAG TCCTTTGCGGATCTGTGGGTGGACTTCCTGCTCAAGGAAACAGAAGAAAGGGAGAAACAAAAAGCTTCGGAAGCCGCCGCAAGGCTTTCAGAGGAAGAGAACCAACCCGCCAGTACTAGCAATGCATCAACTTTCCAACCATCACAACACCCTGCAAATCTGGCGCCTGGCCCTTCCACAAAGTTGCATCAGTTTGGTCGTCCAGAGTCTGAATTCGGTACAGTTCCACTCGCGCCCCCCACTTATACATCTATATCTACGCAGCAGCCTTTCTCAAGACCACCTTTAAGATGA